The following proteins come from a genomic window of Trifolium pratense cultivar HEN17-A07 linkage group LG4, ARS_RC_1.1, whole genome shotgun sequence:
- the LOC123922202 gene encoding protein MAIN-LIKE 2-like — protein MFRCCERGNREMARIRGRDGRIRRSEDIGHEEFLRRQAEEQQEEELVPEVQPVVWPGGPIDTSLLTRYHEHVARHVWFGEERHGPRIELKITSLGGKLAELVPDQHPPIVEGWMTTSGLSPLERTSLNKVDPNLISAFVERWHPETSSFHMSFPIYLIDINNRLWILIFQI, from the exons ATGTTCCGGTGTTGTGAAAGAGGAAATCGAGAGA tggCGCGTATCAGAGGACGCGATGGTAGAATTAGGCGTTCCGAAGATATCGGACATGAAGAGTTTCTGCGGCGCCAGGCGGAGGAGCAGCAGGAGGAGGAGCTTGTGCCTGAGGTGCAACCTGTGGTGTGGCCTGGAGGACCGATTGATACTAGTCTTCTGACACGGTATCATGAGCACGTTGCTCGTCATGTATGGTTTGGCGAG GAACGTCATGGACCAAGAATTGAATTAAAGATAACATCTCTCGGTGGCAAACTGGCCGAATTGGTTCCTGATCAACATCCACCAATTGTTGAAGGTTGGATGACTACATCTGGGCTGAGTCCACTTGAGCGGACCAGTTTGAACAAGGTCGATCCGAATCTTATATCCGCATTTGTTGAGAGATGGCACCCAGAGACATCGTCATTTCACATGTCTTTTCCTATATATTTGATTGACATCAACAACAGACTCTGGATTTTGATCTTTCAAATCTAA
- the LOC123919986 gene encoding protein transport protein Sec61 subunit beta-like, with product MARSASQSSQSASSAATTRPGVMAPRGSAAATAGMRRRRLGGGNTTSSSSAGGGSSGGNNMLRFYTDDAPGLKISPTVVLVMSLCFIGFVTALHVFGKLYRYRSAAGAGA from the coding sequence ATGGCGAGAAGCGCCTCTCAATCATCCCAATCGGCATCATCCGCCGCCACGACACGACCAGGTGTAATGGCACCACGCGGCTCCGCTGCCGCTACAGCCGGAATGCGTCGTCGTCGTCTCGGAGGTGGAAACACAACCAGCTCAAGCTCTGCCGGAGGAGGATCCAGCGGCGGAAATAACATGCTTCGATTCTACACCGACGATGCACCTGGCTTGAAGATTTCACCAACGGTTGTTCTCGTAATGAGTCTCTGTTTCATTGGATTCGTCACCGCTCTTCATGTTTTTGGTAAACTCTACCGTTATCGATCTGCCGCTGGTGCTGGCGCTTGA